From the Pedobacter cryoconitis genome, one window contains:
- a CDS encoding SusC/RagA family TonB-linked outer membrane protein has product MKKRLVPYLSAIVLFMLLSTTVFAQNRTITGRVSTTDQLPLAGVSVTVKGTAAGTLTDAAGRFTLKVPPSATRLSFTFIGYTSRTIDLPEGNEMNVSLTQASNELSEVVVVSVGYGTLDKREVSSAITHVSGKDLLPVSANNPLMSLQGKVAGLIITNTASGDPNSSPSLQLRGASSRNAGLGPLYVVNGVPGGNIDNINQNDIESIDVLKGGAASAIYGTRGSNGVIIVTTKKGTSQSHMFYDGYASFDYVTNRLHNLSPEEFVTNRVQNKLGQDYGARTDWMKAVTNSPAFSQKHTIQMSGGSEKTNYFASADYRNADGIDLRAHKREYGARVSISHTTDNDMFTGTLNIAPRYMNTSNADEGNFNNALTLNPTYPIYDEQGKYNYINTGFFSNNPVENGKLIKSDGDIKEMDINASLKAKLLKGLSSMITISQISRSARGMNFSPSTLSTIVHANKTTQTNFAKQSQEENDQKNVEWTGNYNLNLNKHHFKLLGGYSFSAYNYKQFSAQNYDFPFDSYLWNNLGSGLYNGGAAGQGQSAVGSTQNSSKLIAFFGRLNYDYDNRYILTVSLRHEGSTKFGNNHKWGNFPAVSGAWRVSEEDFMKGSLPWINELKVRADYGVTGNQDFGNYLSQLLYSGAGYFPFNGIPYQVYGPSSNINPDLSWEKSVNFNAGIDFTLFNSRLNGSIDYYRRTNKDLLGYYNVPLPPNSQSQTFTNVGTMRNSGVEITLNGSIIKSDAFSYTASVAVAFNDNKFLSFSNALYKGAVFQDVGSLPAPGSPGTIQRIQEGHRIGEFYMLRSAGVDETGALLVYRKDGSVVPANQASSDDKQFVGNGLPKLTGSFNNSFQYKRFDLNIFLRGSFGYKIFNTPAFYLGTPSAQSDANVLKSAYNVDSKYSKLTNSATTSIASDYFLESGAFLKIDNVSLGYTQPLKSRYLKSVRVYTAARNLHTFTAYTGGDPDQIQVNGLRPGLRTDGDGNGTLSYYPSTLQVIFGLQATF; this is encoded by the coding sequence ATGAAAAAAAGACTTGTACCCTATCTGAGCGCAATCGTGCTTTTTATGTTACTATCGACCACTGTATTCGCCCAGAACCGAACAATTACCGGCAGGGTGAGTACTACAGATCAGCTACCTTTAGCCGGTGTGAGCGTTACCGTAAAAGGAACCGCAGCGGGCACGCTCACTGATGCTGCGGGAAGATTTACGCTCAAAGTACCTCCATCTGCAACACGTCTTTCTTTTACCTTTATTGGCTATACTTCCCGTACGATAGACTTGCCTGAAGGAAATGAAATGAACGTATCCCTTACTCAGGCAAGCAATGAGCTTAGTGAAGTAGTCGTAGTTAGTGTTGGTTATGGTACGCTCGACAAGCGAGAGGTATCTAGTGCAATTACTCACGTATCCGGGAAAGACCTGTTACCGGTCTCTGCCAATAACCCGTTGATGTCATTGCAGGGCAAAGTTGCAGGATTAATTATTACTAATACTGCCAGCGGTGACCCAAATTCAAGCCCATCTCTCCAGCTTCGCGGAGCTTCTTCACGCAATGCTGGTTTGGGTCCATTGTATGTTGTGAATGGTGTTCCGGGTGGGAATATTGATAATATCAACCAGAACGATATCGAAAGTATAGATGTACTGAAAGGTGGTGCTGCCTCTGCTATCTATGGAACGCGTGGCAGTAACGGGGTGATTATTGTTACGACTAAAAAAGGAACTTCGCAGTCGCATATGTTCTATGACGGCTATGCAAGTTTTGATTATGTGACCAACCGGCTGCATAACCTGTCGCCTGAAGAATTTGTCACCAACCGCGTTCAAAACAAGCTGGGTCAGGATTATGGCGCACGAACTGACTGGATGAAAGCTGTAACTAATTCACCGGCCTTTAGCCAGAAACATACCATTCAAATGTCGGGGGGTTCTGAAAAAACAAATTATTTTGCTTCGGCAGACTATCGAAATGCGGATGGTATTGACCTCAGGGCTCATAAAAGAGAATATGGTGCAAGGGTGAGTATCAGCCATACCACAGACAACGATATGTTTACCGGAACATTGAATATTGCACCGCGTTACATGAATACAAGTAATGCCGATGAGGGAAACTTCAATAATGCGCTGACACTTAACCCTACCTACCCCATTTATGATGAGCAAGGAAAGTATAATTATATCAATACCGGCTTCTTTTCCAATAATCCTGTCGAGAATGGAAAGCTGATTAAGTCAGACGGCGATATTAAGGAAATGGATATCAATGCCTCATTAAAAGCAAAGCTTTTGAAGGGTTTGAGTTCAATGATAACGATTTCACAAATCAGCCGCTCGGCAAGAGGCATGAATTTCAGCCCCTCTACCCTTTCAACTATTGTTCATGCTAATAAAACTACTCAAACCAACTTTGCTAAACAGAGTCAGGAAGAAAATGACCAGAAGAATGTGGAGTGGACAGGCAACTATAATCTTAACCTGAATAAGCATCATTTCAAATTACTTGGCGGCTACTCTTTTTCAGCTTATAATTACAAGCAATTTTCTGCACAAAATTATGATTTCCCATTTGACAGTTACCTCTGGAACAATCTGGGTTCAGGACTTTATAATGGCGGGGCTGCCGGGCAGGGACAATCCGCAGTCGGCTCTACACAAAACAGTTCTAAATTGATTGCTTTCTTTGGCAGGCTGAATTATGATTATGATAATCGTTATATCTTAACTGTTAGTTTAAGACATGAGGGATCTACTAAATTTGGAAACAATCATAAATGGGGTAATTTCCCGGCAGTTTCAGGGGCCTGGCGCGTTTCTGAAGAAGATTTCATGAAGGGAAGCCTGCCCTGGATAAATGAATTGAAAGTAAGGGCTGATTATGGTGTGACAGGTAATCAGGATTTTGGAAATTATTTGTCTCAGTTGTTGTACAGCGGCGCGGGCTATTTCCCTTTTAATGGCATACCTTATCAGGTTTATGGACCATCTTCCAATATCAACCCCGACTTGAGTTGGGAGAAGTCGGTGAATTTTAATGCTGGAATTGATTTTACATTATTTAACAGCAGGCTTAATGGTTCAATTGATTACTATAGACGAACTAATAAAGACCTGCTTGGGTATTATAATGTACCCCTGCCACCGAATTCACAGTCACAAACCTTTACTAATGTAGGTACGATGCGAAATAGCGGTGTTGAGATCACCCTTAATGGAAGTATAATTAAGAGTGATGCTTTCAGCTATACTGCAAGTGTTGCCGTAGCTTTTAATGATAACAAGTTCCTTTCGTTTTCTAATGCGTTATACAAAGGTGCCGTCTTCCAGGATGTAGGCTCACTGCCTGCACCAGGCTCGCCGGGAACAATACAGCGTATACAGGAGGGTCACAGGATTGGAGAGTTTTACATGCTACGATCGGCTGGTGTGGACGAAACGGGTGCCTTGCTGGTTTACAGAAAAGATGGTTCAGTTGTACCCGCGAATCAGGCATCAAGTGATGACAAGCAATTTGTTGGCAACGGTTTGCCAAAGTTAACAGGATCATTTAACAATAGCTTTCAGTATAAGCGATTTGATCTGAATATCTTTTTACGCGGATCTTTTGGCTATAAGATCTTCAATACTCCTGCCTTTTATTTAGGTACACCTTCGGCTCAGTCGGATGCAAATGTGCTTAAATCAGCTTATAATGTGGATAGCAAATATTCAAAACTAACCAATAGCGCGACCACTTCTATTGCCTCAGATTATTTCCTGGAGTCGGGTGCGTTCCTAAAGATAGACAACGTTTCGCTTGGCTATACACAGCCTCTAAAATCCAGGTATCTTAAATCTGTACGGGTATATACTGCGGCAAGGAACCTACATACTTTTACAGCCTACACAGGCGGAGATCCCGATCAGATACAGGTTAATGGCTTAAGGCCAGGTCTGAGAACTGACGGCGATGGAAACGGAACATTGAGTTATTATCCTTCTACTTTACAGGTGATCTTTGGACTACAGGCCACATTTTAA
- a CDS encoding DUF6377 domain-containing protein: MSQCISLILILLIFPFKVFSVTPADSLLTVLKTEIAGKERYDKKAEYKISKLRKAYQLSKKLDRVQEYKAAVALYEIFRDYQFDSTYLYARKLMQLSIAMHDKKKLAENRLRLGTTLITAGMFKETFDCLRETNPRLLDSTVKKSYYILYSWAYSDLAKYNDDKIYAPDDLRKKYLYLDSAISLCEPGTFEHAILEAQQQPKHGRNPSYYFLNLFKRKLSSHEEAMVVTGLSKYRRGQEKIRLLATAAINDLQTSTYRALALLNLGTALYEQGQIDEAYFFLQQALQQANKFGGRMQRYQVTHMLSTVAAVRDRLAAEERHLFLIYFSCIAGFAIIVTLLCFIVFIQLKKVRAAEQIIRETNRVLAGKNQQLWEAGRIKEEYIGYFFSELSRYIAKLDKLKINAQRKAKSGSVDELLRLLDQVDIPSERHEFFATFDRIFLKLFPDFVNSVNSMFGEEDRIRPKSTGALNAQLRIFALMRLGINKNEMIASILQYTVNTVYTYRFRAKSKALVTADDFEQQIMSIELASNEE; this comes from the coding sequence ATGAGCCAGTGTATTTCATTGATCCTTATCCTCCTTATTTTTCCTTTTAAAGTATTTTCTGTAACTCCGGCAGATAGTTTATTGACCGTATTAAAAACAGAAATTGCAGGAAAGGAGCGCTATGACAAGAAAGCTGAATATAAAATATCAAAACTCCGAAAGGCATATCAATTATCGAAGAAGCTGGATCGTGTGCAGGAATATAAAGCGGCAGTAGCATTGTACGAGATATTTCGGGATTACCAGTTTGATTCTACTTACCTCTATGCAAGAAAGCTGATGCAGCTAAGCATTGCTATGCACGATAAGAAAAAGCTGGCGGAGAATCGTTTGCGATTGGGGACGACATTAATCACTGCGGGAATGTTCAAGGAAACGTTTGATTGCCTGCGGGAAACAAATCCACGCCTGTTGGATAGCACAGTTAAGAAATCCTATTACATTTTATATTCATGGGCCTACTCTGATCTCGCAAAATACAATGACGACAAGATTTATGCGCCTGATGACCTGCGCAAAAAGTACCTCTACCTGGATTCCGCTATATCCTTATGCGAGCCTGGAACTTTTGAACATGCTATTTTAGAAGCACAGCAACAACCAAAACACGGGCGCAACCCCTCTTACTATTTTCTTAACCTCTTTAAACGCAAACTTAGCTCGCACGAAGAAGCCATGGTTGTAACCGGGTTGAGTAAATATCGAAGGGGGCAGGAAAAAATCAGGTTGTTAGCTACAGCAGCTATAAATGATCTTCAAACTTCTACCTATAGAGCGTTGGCATTACTTAATCTCGGTACGGCCTTGTATGAACAGGGGCAAATTGATGAAGCTTACTTTTTTCTGCAACAGGCTTTGCAGCAAGCGAACAAATTTGGCGGACGTATGCAACGTTATCAAGTGACCCATATGCTTTCAACGGTAGCAGCAGTACGGGACAGGCTGGCAGCAGAGGAACGACATCTTTTTCTGATTTACTTTAGCTGCATTGCCGGATTTGCAATAATTGTAACGCTCCTTTGCTTTATCGTTTTTATACAACTCAAAAAAGTAAGGGCAGCAGAGCAGATAATCAGGGAAACAAATCGTGTACTTGCAGGAAAAAATCAGCAGTTATGGGAAGCAGGGAGGATTAAAGAAGAGTATATCGGCTATTTTTTCAGCGAGTTGTCAAGGTACATTGCGAAACTGGACAAACTTAAAATTAATGCGCAGCGCAAAGCGAAATCGGGTAGTGTTGATGAATTGCTCCGGCTTCTGGACCAGGTAGATATTCCGTCAGAGCGGCACGAATTTTTCGCTACGTTTGATAGAATTTTCCTCAAATTATTTCCTGATTTTGTTAATTCGGTAAACTCAATGTTTGGGGAAGAGGATCGGATCAGACCGAAATCCACAGGTGCATTAAATGCACAGTTACGAATATTTGCGCTGATGAGATTAGGTATTAACAAGAATGAAATGATCGCTTCTATTCTTCAATATACTGTTAATACAGTTTATACTTATCGTTTCCGCGCAAAATCAAAAGCATTGGTGACTGCCGATGACTTTGAACAGCAGATTATGAGCATTGAACTCGCCTCAAATGAAGAATAA